The stretch of DNA TCTGCGCCTTGGGGCCCTgccgggcgggcagcgggggCGTCCCCCCGCCCTTGAACCTGCCGttctgccctgtgccagcactggaGGCCACGTGGGATGCGCAGGGCTCCCCGGTGCCCCCGGCGTGGTTCGGGGTGGTGCTCAGCACCGAGGAGTTGATGCTGTCGTCGCGTGGCGCCGGCGGCTTCTCGGTGCcacggcagcagcagcagcggcacgGGGTGAGGTACAGGTAGATGAGCACCAGCACCACGCTCAGGATGCAGCCCACCAGAGTGGTGTAGGCCGTGTTCAGCGTGTCGTGGGGGCCGTGCAGGGTGAAGTTgtgcaccagcagctccacgtaGAGGGTCTCGTTGAGGAGGGGTCCGGCCACCCAGCAGGAGTAAGTGCCCGCATCCTCAGGGCGCAGCGCCCGCAGCTGAAGGCTGCCGTTGGCCAGCAGGACCACGCTGCCGTTGCCCCCGTCCCCCAGCACCCGCTCCCCGCCCGGTGTCACCCAGTGCCGGCTGCGCACGCCCTGCCACCGGCTGTCACAGCCCAGCGTCACGCTGTCCCCGAGGTGCGCCTCCAGCACGGCCTCCCGTGCCTTGCTGCAGTTGAGAGGCGGCTTGCCCGCCAGCTCCAGGATCTTGACGTGAGTGGTCACTCCGGGCAGGAAGCAGTGCAGCTCGTCCTGGAAATCCTCCACGGCGCTGaggtggcggcggcggccgcggtccagcagctggaagagcaCACAGTCGCAGGCCAGGGGGTTGTTGTGCAGGTAGAGGCGGTCGCGCAGCCAGGCGGGCAGCGCCTGCAGCTCGCCCGCGGGCACGGCCCGCAGCCGGTTGGCCGACAGGTCCAGCAGCGCCAGCTGCGGCAGCCGGGTGCCCTCCCGGAGCAGCTCCAGCGGGAAGCGAGCGATGCGGTTCCGTCCCAGGTAGAGCTTGCGCAGCCGGCCCAGGTTCTCGAAGGCCGTGCGATCCACCGTGGCGATCTCGTTGTtgtacagcagcagcacctccagctcgCCCAGGTCGCTGAACAGGTTCTCGTCCAGCGTCCGCAGGCGGTTGGAGGACAGGTCGAGGTGGCGCAGGCGCGGCACGCGGGCGAAGGCCTCGGTGGACACGAAGGCCAGCCCGttgtggctcagcagcagcgCGTGCAGGTGCGGCAGCCGCGCCGGCGTCCAGTCCGCGCGCAGCCGTGTCACGTTGTTGTGGCTCAAGTCCAGCACGGCGGTGAAGCGTGGCAGCGGCGCCGGCACCACGCTCAGGTTGGCCTGCGAGCAGCTCAGCAGGTTGGAGGCGCAGACGCAGTGCGGGGGGCAGCTCCCTCCCGCAGACCCccacggggacagcagggacagcgccagcagcagggacagcggcACCGCGGGGACACGCATGGCCACGCAGGGGTGACAGGATGTTGGCATGACGGGGATAACGCAGCGTGGAGATCGGGGGGGGCTTCAGTCACATGGTGTCACAATGTGGAGTGGCTTGGTCACCCAGTGTCACAGCACAGGGTGGCTTTCAGTCACGCGGTGTCACGCAAGCGCCAGGTTGAGGGTTCACCAGCTGTCATGGTGCAGAGGCTTGGTCACTTGGTATCACAGTCCAAGGTGGCTTTGGTCACCCAGTGGCAGGTGCCAGGCTGGTTGATCAGTTGTCACAGTCCAGGCTGGCTTTGGTCCGCCAGTGTCACAGCACGTGCCAGGCTCAAGGCTCGCCCAGGAGTCACGGCACAGGGTGGTTTGGTCACCCAGTGTCACAGCACCTGCCAGGCGCAGGGTCCCCCTGGTGTCACAGCACCTGCCGATCTGGCTGCTCACGGGGTGCCATGGTGCGGGGTGCTCGGTGGCACCACGCTGTCACCAAGTGCCGTGGCGTGTGCACCGAGTGTCACTGCCTGGGGTAGCTGTGGTCCCCCGGTGTCACGACATGGAATGGCTTTGTGCCCCGGTGCTCCCTCAGTGTCACGGCTTGCGGGGTTCGGTCCTGGTGTCACAGGGTGTCCCTGGGTCACTGCCCACCAGGCCCCGGTGCGGGGTGGCTCTGTCTCCACTGTCACGACATGTCCCCACTGTCACGGCACGTCTGGCCCggggctcctgcctgccccccCGGCCAGGATATCCCCCCGGTCCCGGCCGTGCTGCGGACGGAGCGGCGGAGGATgctcgctccctccctccccccttccTCCCGGGGCGTTACCGGGGCTGGGCTCGGGCCTGCACCGGGGATGGGGTCGGAGCGTTACCGGGCCCGGTGCGGCGGCGaccgggcagggccgggcccaGACGAACCGAACCGAGGAGAGTCAAGCGGAGCCGAACCGAGCCGAGAGACGCCGAACAGAGCCGAGCCAGCCGAGCGAGGCCGAAGGAAGCCGAGCGGGCCGCGCCGAACCAAGACAGGCCGAACCGGGTCGGGCCGAACCTCCCCGAGCTCAGCCGAGCAGAGCCGAGCCGGCACGAAGGCAGCCGAACCTTCCCGATCCTTCCCGAGCTGAGACGAGAGGAGCCGAGCCCGGCACGAAGGCAGCCGAACGGTTCCGACCCGGCCCGAACGCGGCCGAACCGCCCCGATCCGCCCCGGGACGGGGTCTGGGGCAGGCCCGGTGCGCAAGGCCCGTCCCCATTGGCTGCGGCCGCTCCGCGCTCCGCCAATGGCGGCAGCGCGCGGCTTAacccgcccggccccggcacggccccggccccggcacggctccggcacggccccggccccggccccggcacggccccggccccggcacggccccggcacggccccggccccggcacggccccggcacggccccggccccggcacgGCTCCGGCACGGCCCCGGCACGGCTccggcacggccccggccccggccccggcacggccccggccccggcacggccccggcaCGGCTCCGGCAcggccccggcacggccccggccccggcacggccccggccccggccccggccccggccccggcacggccccggcaCGGCTCCGGCAcggccccggcacggccccggcacggccccggccccggccccggcacggccccggccccggcacggccccagccccggccccggcacggccccggcaCGGCTccggcacggccccggccccggcacggccccggcacggccccggccccagccccggcacggccccggccccggccccggcaccgccccggcacggccccagccccggccccggcacggccccggcacggccccggcacggccccgatcccagccccagccccggcacggccccggcacggccccgaccccggccccggccccggcaccgccccggcacggccccgaccccagccccggccccgagTCCCACCCCAGCCCCGGTCCcgtgtcccagcccagccccggctccATCCTCCACCCCAGCACGGCCCGTGTCCGACACTAGCCCCGGTCCCGtgtcccaccccagccccatctcccaccccagccctggccccacgctcatttccctccccagccccagccctatGTCCGaccccatcctcatccctgtcccagcccgTCCCCACTCTCCATCCCCCTCCCCATCTCTGTTCCTATCATCCCCATCCCATTTTTATCCTCATCCCATTCTCCCTCCCCAGGTTCTTACCACCCCCATCCTCATGCCCCTCTTTATTCCCATCCCTATCCTGTATCCCTGTCCTCATCTTTATCCTCATCCCTATCCCTGTCCTCTTCTCCatcatcccaatcccatccctgtccctatccccCATCTCTATCCTCACACTTAACTCTCCCCTATCCCCATCCTCATTTCCATCTCTGTCCTCTATCCCCATTATCCCCCTTCCATCCCTGTCCTCATCCTTGTCCCCAtctcccattcccatcctcTCCCCATTCTCATTCTCATCCCTgtcctctgtccccatccccgtcatccccatcccatcccatcccatcccatcccatcccatcccatcccatcccatcccatcccatcccatcccatcccatcccatcccatcccattacTGTTCTCATCCCCATTTCCATTtcatccaatccaatccaatcccatcaTGGCtctcatccccatccccatccctgtccccatccccatcaccTCTATTCCATCCCTAaccccatcctcatccctgtgctatccccatctccatccccatgGTATCCCATgtcagccccagccccccctcctctcccagccccatcccactcCCATCCCCACTCCTGAAGCCACAGCCCCATGGTCCCGGTCCCCCCGCAGTCCCGaccccatcccacagccccacGCACCAGCCCTTGGACTGAGGGGGCTCCCCTGCCCCGGGCCCCCCGAGGGGCACTCCTGGGtgtcacagcccagctgcagggagccccGCACCCCGCACTGGAGGCTTTGCTTCCCGGCAGTATTTTTAGATCCAAACATTCGTGCCGGATTTTGGGTCCAAAATTAGAGGGAAAAGAGCTGGAACAAACCATGCTGGGATGATGCAGCTTTTTATTGTGAAGGGGGGCAGGGATTAAAAGGAACCCCTGGAACACAGAACAGGATGTCCTCAGAGTGCTCCTCACCCTGTTCCCTTCACCCTAACCTCCCCCCTCGGCTGGATGCCCCCCTTAATCAGACAGGGAATTTTGCCCTTGGATCGTCCTTATTTTCCCAGTTTTAATCCAGGAGTTAATCCCTGCCCAGAACCCACAGCCCACACCCCTCCCGACAGCCGGCCCCACCCACACCCCGACATCCGCAGGGCAGCGCTGGGCTTTGGGTGTCCTTGGGGGGCCCTGGGTgtcccaggggacagcaggaggggTCCCGCGTGCATGCAGTACATCATGGGAGCACACGTGtgtcagcacacacacacacagacacagacacacacgtGTGTGTGCACAGCCCAGCGACGTGTGTGCCCTTCTCACATGtgtcagcacacacacacacacagacacagacacacacacacacacacttgtgcacagcccagggacatGTGTGTGCCCCTCACacgtgtgtgcacacacagatgTATCTGCCAGATGTGTGTGACCCCCAGGCAGGCACACATGGCACAAGCGTGTACCCAGGTGtgcaaacacagacacacacacacacagacacatagacacacagacacacacacacacacttgtgcacagcccagggatgtgtgtgtgccCCTCACACGTGtgtcagcacacacacacacacagacacacacacacgtgtgtgcacagcccagggacatGTGTGCACTCTCCCTcacatgtgtgtgcacacacagatgTATCCACCAGATGTGTGTGACCCCCAGGCAGGCACACATGACACAAGTGTGTACCCAGGTGTGCAaacttgcacacacacacacacacacacatacacacgtGTGAACGTGCTTACCTGCGTGTctggcaggggctctgcagaggggacagggacgggggtATTGGGGTGCCAGGGGTGGGTACTGGGACATGCTATTGGGGTGTTGGGGTGCTGAGGTGTCTTGATGCTGGGGTTCCACGACActgggtgctgggggtgccAAGGTACTGAAGGATTTGGCTACTGAGGTattggggtgctgggggatgaGTAGCCCAGGGTATTGGTGCCAGGACACTGAAGTACTGGGGTTCCACTGCTCAGGGGCACTGGGATGTTTGGTTGCTGGGGTGCCagggtgctgaggcactggggTGGCAGGGCCCTGGGATATTGGGGTACCAGGGTGATGCACTGTGGGGACTGGGATGCCGAGGTGCTGAGGCGTTGAGGTACTGGGGTGCCAAGGTATTGAGTACTGGGGTGCCAGGATGTTGGGGTACTGGGGTCCCAAGGTGCTGGGATAGGGGGATGCTTGAGGACTGGGGTGCTGGGGTGCCAAAATAAAGGGTACTGGGATGCCAGGGGCTGGGATAGTGGGGTGCTTGGGAACTGGGATGTGGGCTGCCAGCAGTGTCAGCGATACCAGGGGTACCAGAGCAGGGTGTCTGCCACGGCAGGGTGTCCTCAGGTGTTCCACA from Vidua chalybeata isolate OUT-0048 chromosome 24, bVidCha1 merged haplotype, whole genome shotgun sequence encodes:
- the AMIGO1 gene encoding amphoterin-induced protein 1, coding for MPTSCHPCVAMRVPAVPLSLLLALSLLSPWGSAGGSCPPHCVCASNLLSCSQANLSVVPAPLPRFTAVLDLSHNNVTRLRADWTPARLPHLHALLLSHNGLAFVSTEAFARVPRLRHLDLSSNRLRTLDENLFSDLGELEVLLLYNNEIATVDRTAFENLGRLRKLYLGRNRIARFPLELLREGTRLPQLALLDLSANRLRAVPAGELQALPAWLRDRLYLHNNPLACDCVLFQLLDRGRRRHLSAVEDFQDELHCFLPGVTTHVKILELAGKPPLNCSKAREAVLEAHLGDSVTLGCDSRWQGVRSRHWVTPGGERVLGDGGNGSVVLLANGSLQLRALRPEDAGTYSCWVAGPLLNETLYVELLVHNFTLHGPHDTLNTAYTTLVGCILSVVLVLIYLYLTPCRCCCCRGTEKPPAPRDDSINSSVLSTTPNHAGGTGEPCASHVASSAGTGQNGRFKGGGTPPLPARQGPKAQRKVSDPDSVSSVFSDTPIVV